TAATGATTCAGTTATTTGATATAGATAGCCAAAGCAAAGAACCCATATACCGTCAATTGATAAATTCGGTAAATAATGCCATTTATGACAAACACATCAGCCTAGGCGACCAAATGCCGTCGGTTAATGAAATTGCCAATCATTTTTCGTTATCTCGCGATTCGGTATTTAAGGCTTTCAACGAGCTACGTGCTACAGGAGTATTGGCTTCAGTGCCGGGCAAGGGCTATTTTGTAAGTAGTGTCGAAAATACCGATAAACTAAAAATATGTTTGCTGTTTGACCAACTCAATCAATTCAAGGAACATATCTATACCGCTTTTAAAGAAACTATATGCGAGGCAGGCACAATTGATATTTACTTTCATCATTTCAACCCCAAAGTCCTAGAAACTCTTTTGCGTGAAAATGTAGGTAATTATAATGCTTTTGTGGTGATGCCTATTATCGACGAAAAAACGAAGGATATTCTAGCGTTGATTCCGCCCAAAAGGCTTTATATTCTTGATTTGGGCTTAGAGGAATTTGGACATGAATACCCATCTGTATGTCAGAATTTTGCCAAAAGCACCTACCAAAGCTTGATAGAAGCTTGGGATTTAATAGCCAAATACCGAAAAATGGTATTGGTAATTCCCGACAAAATTCGGTTTATACAGGGTATCGAGCAGCAAGCAGCTCGCTTTTGTCAAGAAAAAGGACTTGATTTTGTGATTACAGACCAAGTAATAGGGCAGCCCCTGACACCCGAAACAGTGTATTTGCTGGTAGAAGACGATATGATGGTAGAAGTAGTAGAAATGGCCCATGAACAAAACCTTACTATAGGTAAACAAATAGGGATTTTGTCGTATAACGAAACCTCTTTCAAACGAGTAATAGCAGGAGGTATTACCACTATCTCTACCGATTTTGCTTATATGGGGCGGAGTATTGCCGAAATGATTTTGAAAAAAGAAGTAAAACACCTCGAAAACCCATTTACATTAATCAGAAGAGCCTCTCTTTGAATAAATTAGCCCAATTATCTAACGAAAATAAACCTAAAAACAATGAATCTTACCAAAATACTCGCTTCAACGGTTGTGCTTACTGTGGCAGGATACGGTATCTATCTGCTCAGAAATGGCGACCAAGTTGACTATAGCACCGAGGTAAAACCCATTCTTAATAAACGCTGTATTTCGTGTCATGGTGGTGTAAAAAAACAAGGAGGTTTTAGCGTATTGTTTAAGGAAGAAGCCTTGGCTGTTACGGAGTCGGGCAAGCCGTCTATTATTCCGGGTGACCCCGACCATTCTGAGTTTATTACCAGGCTTACCAGTAAAGACCCCGAAGAGCGTATGCCTTACAAAGAGGAGGCTATGCCCCAAGAAGAGATAGAAATCCTAAGAAAATGGGTAAAACAAGGAGCTAATTGGGGCGAGCATTGGGCTTTTAGCCAGCCTCAAAGGCCCGACGTACCGGGCAAAAGTATGTTTGCTAGTGTTTTTAATTGGTTTTCTTCGTCGGCATGGGAAAAAAATGATATAGATTATTTTGTGTCCGACCGTTTAGAAAAAGAAAGTATCAACCATGCCAATCAGGCCGAAAAGGCTACGTTACTTCGTAGAGTTTGCTTAGACCTGACGGGCTTACCACCTACAAGCCAGCAATTAAACGAATTTTTAGCTGATAACTCGGCCAATGCTTATGAGAAAATGGTGGATAAATTACTCGCTTCTCCTCGATATGGCGAACGCTGGGCGGGTATGTGGCTCGATTTGGCACGGTTTTCAGATACCAAAGGCTATGAAAAAGACGAAAAACGCAATATCTGGAAATACCGTGATTATGTGATTGAGGCTTTCAACAAAGATTTACCTTATAATCAGTTTATTAAAGAACAGCTAGCTGGCGACTTGTTGCCTAACCCTACCGACGAGCAGTTGATTGCTACGGCTTTTCACCGCAACACCATGAATAACGACGAGGGAGGAACCGACGACGAAGAGTTTAGAAATGCAGCACTGGTAGATAGGGTAAATACCACATGGGAGGTACTTCAGGGTACAACATTTGCCTGCGTACAATGCCATTCGCACCCTTACGACCCTATTCGCCATGAAGAATATTACCAATACATGGCCTTCTTCAATAATACTCGCGACGAAGATGTACCCGATGACTCGCCTTTTTTAAGGCAGTTTAAGCCTGAAGAAAAAGCCCAGTATGAACAATTGAAAAACTGGATTAAAACCAATGTTTCGGCCGAATCGGCTCATAAGTTTGGCGATTTGGTGAGGTTTCTCGAACCCAAAGTTCACCCTCATTGGGGCGACCAATTTATCAATGGCTCACTGGCCGATAACAAATATTTAGGAATTAGAAATGGCGGTTCGGTACGTTTTAAAGAACTGCCTTTACAAAATAAAACACAACTCCTGATTGCTTATGGCAATAAAACAGGCAGTGCCACCACTCTGGAAGTACACAGAGGTGCTGTAAATGGCCCTATCGTAACGACAATTAGGCTAGATACTACACAAAAAGGTGGCTGGACAAACTCTTGGGATTATAAAATCGTGCCGTTACCAGCAGGTTTACCTGCCAAAGAAGATTGGTTTTTGACCTTTAAAAACCCCAAAGTAAAACCCGACCAAAGTACTTGTATTGTTGGGTATTTTATATTCATGGAGGATTTTCCAGGAAAAGGAAAAGCAGGATATGCCGAAAATCAAGCTCGATTTATTAGCTTGTTGCGTGCCGAACCCGAAAATACAACGCCTATTTTGCTAGAAAATCCTACAGAATATTATCGTAAAACACATTTGTGGGAGCGTGGTAATTGGACAGCCAAAACTACCGAAGTGCATCCTGCTATTCCTGCTATTTTTGGAAAACTACCCGACAATGCCCCCAAGAATCGTTTGAGCTTGGCTACTTGGATGGGTAGCAATCAAAATCCATTAACGGCTCGTGTGGCTGTAAACCGCTTTTGGGAACAGCTATTTGGAACAGGTTTGGTAGAAACTCAGGAAGATTTTGGCACGCAAGGATTTACTCCTTCTTATCCCGAACTAATGGACTATCTGTCGGTGAAATTTATGGATGATTTTGATTGGCAACCCAAAAAACTCCTCAAATATATAGTGATGTCGGCTACTTATCAGCAAGATTCTAGGGTAACTCCAGATTTACGAGAAAAAGACCCTATGAATCGCTTATTAGCCCGCGGGCCAAGAGTACGCCTTTCGGCCGAGCAAGTGCGTGACCAAGCGTTGCTGGTGAGTGGTTTGCTGAGTGATAAACTATTTGGCCCAAGTGTAATGCCTTATCAGCCCGAAGGGTTATGGGCCAATCCTTATAGCGGACTGAGCTGGAAAATAAGTAACTACGAAGACCAGCACCGTCGAGCTTTATACACTTTTTGGCGAAGAACTAGCCCGTATCCATCTATGATTACCTTCGATGGAGCTAGCCGAGAGGTTTGTTTGGCAAGGCGAATCCGTACCAATACACCTTTACAGGCTTTGGTTACAATGAACGACCCCGTGTATGTAGAATGTGCTATTAACTTGGCCAAAAAAATGGAGGTATCAGGTAATCAGATAGATACAAAAATAGAAGATGGCTATCGATTGGCATTGTCCAAAGAAATATCGCCTGATAAAAAGGCTATTTTACTAAAACTCTATCAAACAGCATTAGCAAATTATCGCAAGTCACCAAACGATGCTAATAAGCTACTAAATGTATGTCCCGACGACAGAATCAAGCCCCACGATTCGCCACAACTAGCGGCAATGACAATGGTGGCTAGCACGATTCTTAATTTGGACGAATTTATTACAAAAGAATAAGCTCTATTTTAACCTTAAACAATAAAATAGCCATGAAAATATTACAAGAACTTCAGAATGAAGCCTTACAATATGAAACACGTCGTCATTTTCTCAAGCAGTGTACAACAGGATTGGGAATGATGGCTTTAGGTTCATTTTTACAAAGTTGTGGTTTAGGTGGTTCAGAAACAGCCACTAATGAGCAGGTAGGTAACCCACTTTTTCCTAAAATACCTCAGTTTCCAGCCCGAGCCAAGTCGATTATTTATATTCACATGGCGGGTTCGCCCTCGCAGTTGGAGCTGTTTGATTATAAGCCCGAATTACAAAAAATGAATGGACAAAAGTGTCCGCAGTCTTTTTTGGAAGGGAAAAAATTTGCCTTTATTCGTGGTGTACCCAGTATGCTAGGCCCACAGGCCAATTTCAAGCAAAATGGGCAGTCGGGAGCATGGATTTCAGATAATTTACCTCATCTTCAGCAGGTTTCCGACGAGCTTACGTTCTTAAAAGCCATGTACACCGATCAGTTTAACCATGCGCCCGCTCAGTTGCTAATGCACACAGGTTCTGCCCGATTGGGTCGTCCTAGTATTGGCTCGTGGGTAACGTACGGTTTGGGTTCAGAAAACCAAAATTTGCCTGGTTTTGTAGTCTTGGCTTCAGGTGGCAATAACCCCGACGCAGGAAAATCTGTTTGGGGAAGTGGGTTTTTACCTTCGGTATATCAAGGGGTGCAGTGTCGAAACCAAGGCGATCCTGTTTTATATATTTCAGACCCTGAGGGTATTAATCGAAACTTGCGGAAAAGTGCTATTGACGCTATCAATGATATTAATAAAAAACAATACGAGGAGTTTCAAGACCCCGAAACCTTGGCTCGAATTTCGCAGTACGAAATGGCTTTTCGGATGCAAATGACAGTACCCGAAGTTATGAATATCAATACCGAACCCGAATATATTCATAAAATGTATGGTACAGAGCCTGGCAAAGCGTCGTTTGCCAATAACTGCTTGTTGGCTAGAAAATTGGTAGAAAATGGCGTTCGATTTGTACAATTGTTTGACTGGGGATGGGACAATCATGGAGGACAAGCCGAAAACTCGGTGATTCAGGGTTTGCAAAACAAATGCCGTGAAACCGACCAGCCTGTTGCAGCTTTGTTACAAGACCTACAACAGCGAGGGCTACTCGACGAAACGTTGGTAGTTTGGGGAGGCGAATTTGGTAGAACACCCATGTCTGAAAACCGAGAAGGGAAAGAAACACCCTTTAAAGGTCGTGACCACCACACCGAAGCCTTTACTGTTTGGATGGCAGGCGGAGGCATGAAAAAAGGCTTCTCGCTGGGCGAAACAGACCCTATTGGTTATACAGGAATCAAAGACCGAACATCGGTGTATGACCTTCAAGCTACTATTTTGCATGCTTTAGGATTTAATCATGAAAAATTCACCTATCCGTTCCAAGGAAGAGATTTTAGATTGACCGATGTACATGGAAAGGTGATAAATCAGGTATTTGCTTAATCTATTCGGCAATCTTTTACTTGAAAAAGTTTAATAAAAAAGAGGATAAGTATAATTTGAGCAAACTACCTTTTATTAGTTGAAAGTATCTCAACAATTAAAATCAACTGTAATATGAAAAAAGTAAGTGTACTATCTGTACTGTTAACTTTACTATTGGTAGTCAATTTGTTTGCTCAAACTTATACGCCTACAGCCGATAACCTCAAGGCTCGTGAGGAGTTTGACCAAGCGCGTTTTGGTATGTTTATTCACTGGGGGGCATCGAGTGTCTTGGGCGATGGCGAATGGGTCATGAACAACAAAAATATCAAAGTTGTTGATTACCATAAATTACAAAGAGCCTTCAACCCCGTCGATTTTGATGCTAAAACATGGGTAAGTATTGCCAAAAATGCAGGAATGAAATACATTACCCTTATTACAAGGCATCACGATGGCTTTAGCAATTTTCATACAAAATACTCTGATTGGGGCATTGCCAATACACCCTTCAAAAGAGACATTGTAAAAGAAATTGCAGATGAATGTCATCGTCAAGGTATCAAAATTTGCCTTTATTATTCGCTCCTTGACTGGTATCGCAACGATTATCCTTACGAAACAGGCAAAACAGGAAAAGGAACTGGACGTACCCAAAAAAGTGATTATGCTAGCTATTTGCA
The DNA window shown above is from Flectobacillus major DSM 103 and carries:
- a CDS encoding DUF1553 domain-containing protein, whose amino-acid sequence is MNLTKILASTVVLTVAGYGIYLLRNGDQVDYSTEVKPILNKRCISCHGGVKKQGGFSVLFKEEALAVTESGKPSIIPGDPDHSEFITRLTSKDPEERMPYKEEAMPQEEIEILRKWVKQGANWGEHWAFSQPQRPDVPGKSMFASVFNWFSSSAWEKNDIDYFVSDRLEKESINHANQAEKATLLRRVCLDLTGLPPTSQQLNEFLADNSANAYEKMVDKLLASPRYGERWAGMWLDLARFSDTKGYEKDEKRNIWKYRDYVIEAFNKDLPYNQFIKEQLAGDLLPNPTDEQLIATAFHRNTMNNDEGGTDDEEFRNAALVDRVNTTWEVLQGTTFACVQCHSHPYDPIRHEEYYQYMAFFNNTRDEDVPDDSPFLRQFKPEEKAQYEQLKNWIKTNVSAESAHKFGDLVRFLEPKVHPHWGDQFINGSLADNKYLGIRNGGSVRFKELPLQNKTQLLIAYGNKTGSATTLEVHRGAVNGPIVTTIRLDTTQKGGWTNSWDYKIVPLPAGLPAKEDWFLTFKNPKVKPDQSTCIVGYFIFMEDFPGKGKAGYAENQARFISLLRAEPENTTPILLENPTEYYRKTHLWERGNWTAKTTEVHPAIPAIFGKLPDNAPKNRLSLATWMGSNQNPLTARVAVNRFWEQLFGTGLVETQEDFGTQGFTPSYPELMDYLSVKFMDDFDWQPKKLLKYIVMSATYQQDSRVTPDLREKDPMNRLLARGPRVRLSAEQVRDQALLVSGLLSDKLFGPSVMPYQPEGLWANPYSGLSWKISNYEDQHRRALYTFWRRTSPYPSMITFDGASREVCLARRIRTNTPLQALVTMNDPVYVECAINLAKKMEVSGNQIDTKIEDGYRLALSKEISPDKKAILLKLYQTALANYRKSPNDANKLLNVCPDDRIKPHDSPQLAAMTMVASTILNLDEFITKE
- a CDS encoding DUF1501 domain-containing protein, which translates into the protein MKILQELQNEALQYETRRHFLKQCTTGLGMMALGSFLQSCGLGGSETATNEQVGNPLFPKIPQFPARAKSIIYIHMAGSPSQLELFDYKPELQKMNGQKCPQSFLEGKKFAFIRGVPSMLGPQANFKQNGQSGAWISDNLPHLQQVSDELTFLKAMYTDQFNHAPAQLLMHTGSARLGRPSIGSWVTYGLGSENQNLPGFVVLASGGNNPDAGKSVWGSGFLPSVYQGVQCRNQGDPVLYISDPEGINRNLRKSAIDAINDINKKQYEEFQDPETLARISQYEMAFRMQMTVPEVMNINTEPEYIHKMYGTEPGKASFANNCLLARKLVENGVRFVQLFDWGWDNHGGQAENSVIQGLQNKCRETDQPVAALLQDLQQRGLLDETLVVWGGEFGRTPMSENREGKETPFKGRDHHTEAFTVWMAGGGMKKGFSLGETDPIGYTGIKDRTSVYDLQATILHALGFNHEKFTYPFQGRDFRLTDVHGKVINQVFA
- a CDS encoding GntR family transcriptional regulator; this encodes MIQLFDIDSQSKEPIYRQLINSVNNAIYDKHISLGDQMPSVNEIANHFSLSRDSVFKAFNELRATGVLASVPGKGYFVSSVENTDKLKICLLFDQLNQFKEHIYTAFKETICEAGTIDIYFHHFNPKVLETLLRENVGNYNAFVVMPIIDEKTKDILALIPPKRLYILDLGLEEFGHEYPSVCQNFAKSTYQSLIEAWDLIAKYRKMVLVIPDKIRFIQGIEQQAARFCQEKGLDFVITDQVIGQPLTPETVYLLVEDDMMVEVVEMAHEQNLTIGKQIGILSYNETSFKRVIAGGITTISTDFAYMGRSIAEMILKKEVKHLENPFTLIRRASL